From a region of the Arvicanthis niloticus isolate mArvNil1 chromosome 6, mArvNil1.pat.X, whole genome shotgun sequence genome:
- the Tob1 gene encoding protein Tob1 produces MQLEIQVALNFIISYLYNKLPRRRVNIFGEELERLLKKKYEGHWYPEKPYRGSGFRCIHVGEKVDPVIEQASKESGLDIDDVRGNLPQDLSVWIDPFEVSYQIGEKGPVKVLYVDDSNENGCELDKEIKNSFNPEAQVFMPISDPASSVSSSPSPPFGHSAAVSPTFMPRSTQPLTFTTATFAATKFGSTKMKNSGRSSKVARTSPINLGLNVNVNDLLKQKAISSSMHSLYGLGLGSQQPPPPPQQQQQQQQQPPSQPPPPPPPPQQQQQQQQQQQQQQQQQQTSALSPNAKEFIFPNMQGQGSSTNGMFPGDSPLNLSPLQYSNAFDVFAAYGGLNEKSFVDGLNFSLNNMQYSNQQFQPVMAN; encoded by the coding sequence ATGCAGCTGGAAATCCAAGTAGCACTAAATTTTATCATTTCCTACTTGTACAATAAGCTTCCCAGGAGACGTGTCAACATTTTTGGTGAAGAGCTTGAAAGACTTCTTAAGAAGAAATATGAAGGGCACTGGTATCCTGAAAAGCCATACCGAGGCTCAGGGTTTAGATGTATACACGTAGGGGAGAAAGTGGACCCAGTGATTGAgcaagcatccaaagagagcGGTTTGGACATTGACGACGTTCGCGGCAACCTGCCTCAGGATCTGAGCGTTTGGATCGACCCGTTTGAGGTTTCCTACCAAATTGGTGAAAAGGGACCAGTGAAGGTGCTGTACGTGGATGACAGTAATGAAAACGGATGCGAGCTGGATAAGGAGATCAAAAACAGCTTTAACCCGGAGGCCCAGGTTTTCATGCCTATAAGTGACCCAGCCTCCTCTGTGTCCAGCTCTCCCTCGCCGCCCTTCGGCCACTCTGCTGCTGTCAGCCCCACCTTCATGCCCCGGTCCACTCAGCCTTTAACCTTTACCACTGCCACTTTTGCTGCCACCAAGTTTGGCTCCACCAAAATGAAGAACAGTGGCCGTAGCAGCAAGGTAGCACGCACGTCTCCCATCAACCTGGGCCTGAATGTGAATGTGAACGACCTCCTGAAGCAGAAAGCCATCTCTTCCTCAATGCACTCTCTGTATGGGCTGGGCCTGGGCAGCCAGCAGCCGCCTCCACCgccacaacagcagcagcagcagcagcagcagccgccgtCCCAGCCAccgcctccacctccacctccacagcagcagcagcagcagcagcagcagcagcagcagcagcagcagcagcagcaaacctctgctctctctcccaaTGCCAAGGAGTTTATTTTTCCTAACATGCAGGGTCAAGGTAGTAGTACCAATGGAATGTTCCCGGGTGACAGCCCCCTTAACCTCAGCCCCCTCCAGTACAGTAATGCCTTTGATGTGTTTGCGGCCTATGGCGGCCTCAACGAGAAGTCTTTCGTAGACGGCTTGAATTTTAGCTTAAATAACATGCAGTATTCTAACCAGCAATTCCAGCCTGTTATGGctaactaa